The Molothrus ater isolate BHLD 08-10-18 breed brown headed cowbird unplaced genomic scaffold, BPBGC_Mater_1.1 matUn_MA734, whole genome shotgun sequence sequence CCCATgtggagcagggaaaacagCAACGACTGCAGCAATCACCAAAGGTAAAACCAAAATGGGTGTGAAACCAGCAAAAAAACGggaaaaaactgcaaaaaacgGGGCtaaagtgggaaaaaatggggctaaaatgggaaaaaatgggagaaaaccCCACGTGGAGCATGGAAAACCAAAATTGCAGCAATAAACAAAGGTGAGAGAGAAAATGGGgtgaaaactttgaaaaatgggaaaaaacctgcaaaaaacGGGGTTAAAATGGCCCAGAATGGGTAAAAATGAGGTAAAAATTGGgttaaaatagagaaaaatggGGTTAAGCACGGCAAGAGCACCCTGAGTACAAAATGGGGTAAAAAAAcgggaaaaaagggaaaaaatgggggtaaaatagagaaaaatggGTAAAAACCAGGATGGAAATAgccaaaaatggggaaaaatggaggaaaatggggtaaaaatggaaaaaaaatggggaaaagttGGGgtaaaaaaagtgaaagagagACCAGAAATaaatggggggaaaaacagagagaaaaggggaTTTCGGGGTGGATTccgggattttggggtttttggggtgaattccaggggattttggggtgaattccACGGGATTTTTGGGTGAATTTTGGagtttttggggtggttttggggatgaattccaggggttttggggtgaaatttggggtgaatttggaggggttttggggtgggtttttggATAAATTCCGGGGGTTCTTTTTGGccaaatttgggggttttggggggatttttggggtgagtcttggaggttttttggggtgAGTTCTGGGGATTTTGTGTTAAATTTTGGGTTAAATTTAGAGATGAATTCTGAGGGTTTGGGGGCTGACTTTGGGGGTGAATTCCAGGGGCTTCATGGGCGAATTTTGGGGtaagttttgggatttttgggttgTGAATTTCAGGGGTTTCACGGGCGAATTTTGGGGCGAATTTCAGGATTTTTGGGTTGTGAATTCCAGGGGCTTCATGGGCGAATTTTGGGGCGAATTTCCGGATTTTTGGGTTGTGAATTCCAGGGGTTTTATTGTGTGAATTTTGGGGTAAATTTCGGGATTTTTGGGTTGTGAATTCTGCGGTAAATTTCGGGATTTTTGGGTTGTGAATTCCAGGGGTTTCACGGGCGAATTTTGGGGCGAATTTCGGGATTTTTGGGTTGTGAATTCCAGGGGTTTTATTGTGTGAATTTTGGGGCGAATTTCGGGATTTTTGGGTTGTGAATTCTGCGGTAAATTTCGGGATTTTTGGGTTGTGAATTCCAGGGGTTTCACGGGCGAATTTTGGGGCGAATTTCGGGATTTTTGGGTTGTGAATTCCAGGGGTTTCACGGGCGAATTTTGGGGCGAATTTCGGGGTTTTTGGGTTCAGGGTGGGTCAGTGCTGATCTGGGGGGAATCAGTGACGTTTGGGGGCGCCATTGACgaattttggggtccccccctCAGTGCTGTCAGCGGGGGCGGGGCCCAGTTCCGCCCCTACGAGGAGATCGACAGCGCCCCCGAGGAGAAGGCGCGGGGCATCACCATCAACGCTGCCCACGTGGAGTACAGCACCCCGAACCGGCACTACGCCCACACCGACTGCCCCGGGCACGCCGACTACGTCAAGGTGAGGGCACCCCGAAAAATCCCGGCCTTTTGGGGCCAAAAATGGAGTTTTGGGCAAAAAAACCCCCGTGGGAAAACGAATTTGGGTGGTGGTGGCGCCAcccggtggcggcggcgggaaCTGCAGGGGGAGCGCCGGGGTTGGGCGCCGAAAATTCCCCGaatttccccaaaattcccGCCCCGGATACCCGAAAATCCCAAAAAGTCTCCAAAAGAATTCCACTTCGGGACCCcaaaaaattcccccaaaaaatctcacaaaaatCCCAGCTTGGGTaccccaaaaatcacaaaaaaaaatcctcaaaaaattctgttttgggTACCCAAAATCCCCCCCTCAAggccccaaaaatcccccaaaaaattctcaaaaattccccaaaactCCCTCAAAATTCCCActcaaaaaaatccctcaaaattccctcaaatttccccaaaatccccccaaaaaaatcccccaaaaaatcccccaaaattccccccaaaaaatcccccaaaattccgcaaaaaatcctcaaaattcctcaaaaaatccctcaaaattcccccaaaaaaatcctcaaaattccccccaaaaaatcccccaaaattccccaaaaaaatcccccaaaattcccccaaaattccccaaaaaaaatcccccaaaattccccaaaaaatcctcaaaattcccccaaaattccccaaaaaaaatccctcaaaattccccaaaaaagttccccaaaaaatcctcaaaattcCCCCAGAATTCCccaaaaaattctcaaaattccccccaaaaaaatcccccaagattccccccaaaaaaatcccccaaaattccccaaaaaaatcccccaaaattcccaaaaaaaatcccccaaaattccccccaaaaaaatcccccaaaattccccaaaaacatcccccaaaattcccaaaaattcccccaaaaaaatcccccaaaattcccccaaaaaaatcccccaaaatccccccaaaaaaatcctcaaaattccccaaaaattcccccaaaaaatccctcaaaattcccccaaaaaaatcccccaaaatccccccaaaaaatcccccaaattgCCCAAGaaatccccaaaaattcccccaaaaaatccctcaaaattcccccaaaaaaaatcccccaaaatccccccaaaaaatcccccaaaattgcccaagaaatccccaaaaattcccccaaaaaatccctcaaaattcccccaaaaaaatcccccaaaattccccccaaaaaaatcccccaaaattccccaaaaaaccctcaaaattcccccaaaaaatcccccaaaattccccaaaaaatcctcaaaattccccccaaaaaaatcccccaagattccccaaaaaatcccccaaaatcccccaaaaaaatccccaaatcccccgcCCCGAGATCCCCGCGAACGCTTTTCCGGAATTTGCCGGAATTTGCCGTTTCTGTCCCCAGAACATGATCACGGGCACCGCCCCCCTGGACGGCGTCATCCTCGTGGTGGCCGCGACCGACGGGCAAATGCCGCAGACCAGGGAGCACCTGCTATTGGCCAGACAGGTGAGAGGGGCGGGGCCAGGTGAGTGACTGACAGGTGTGAGTGACACAGACCAGGGAGCACCTGCTATTGGCCAGACAGGTAAACGGGGCGGGGCCAGGTGAGTGACTGACAGGTGTGAGTGACACAGACCAGGGAGTGCCTGCTATTGGCCAGACAGGTAAAAGGGGCGGGGCCAGGTGTGTGAGTGACAGGTGTGTGAGACACAGACCAGGGAGCACCTGCTATTGGCCAGACAGGTGAGAGGGGCGGGGCCAGGTGAGTGACTGACAGGTGTGAGTGACACAGACCAGGGAGCACCTGCTATTGGCCAGACAGGTGAGAGGGGCGGGGCCAGGTGAGTGAGTGACAGGTGTGAGTGACACAGACCAGGGAGCACCTGCTATTGGCCAGACAGGTGAGAGGGGTGGGGCCAGGTGCGTGACTGACAGGTGTGAGTGACACAGACCAGGGAGCACCTGCTATTGGCCAGACAGGTGAGAGGGGCGGGGCCAGGTGAGTGACTGACAGGTGCGAGTGACACAGACCAGGGAGCGCCTGCTATTGGCCAGACAGGTGAGAGGGGCGGGGCCAGGTGTGTGAGTGACAGGTGTGAGTGACACAGACCAGGGAGCACCTGCTATTGGCCAGACAGGTGAGAGGGGCGGGGCCAGGTGTGTGACTGACAGGTGTGAGTGACACAGACCAGGGAGCACCTGCTATTGGCCAGACAGGTGAGAGGGGCGGGGCCAGGTGTGTGACTGACAGGTGTGAGTGACACAGACCAGGGAGCACCTGCTATTGGCCAGACAGGTGAGAGGGGCGGGGCCAGGTGAGTGACTGACAGGTGTGAGTGACACAGACCAGGGAGCACCTGCTATTGGCCAGACAGGTGAGAGGGGCGGGGCCAGGTCAGTGACTGACAGGTGTGAGTGACACAGACCAGGGAGCACCTGCTATTGGCCAGACAGGTGAGAGGGGCGGGGCCAGGTGCGTGACTGACAGGTGTGAGTGACACAGACCAGGGAGCACCTGTTATTGGCCAGACAGGTGAGAGGGGCGGGGCCAGTGTGTGAGTGACAGGTGTGAGTGACACAGACCAGGGAGCACCTGCTATTGGCCAGACAGGTAAACGGGGCGGGGCCAGGTGAGTGACTGACAGGTGTGAGTGACATAGACCAGGGAGCACCTGCTATTGGCCAGACAGGTGAGAGGGGCGGGGCCAGGTGTGTGACTGACAGGTGTGAGTGACACAGACCAGGGAGCACCTGCTATTGGCCAGACAGGTGAGAGGGGCGGGGCCAGGTGCGTGACTGACAGGTGTGAGTGACACAGACCAGGGAGCACCTGCTATTGGCCAGACAGGTGAGAGGGGCGGGGCCAGGTGTGTGACTGACAGGTGTGAGTGACACAGACCAGGGAGCACCTGCTATTGGCCAGACAGGTGAGAGGGGCGGGGCCAGGTCAGTGACTGACAGGTGTGAGTGACACAGACCAGGGAGCACCTGCTATTGGCCAGACAGGTGAGAGGGGCGGGGCCAGGTCAGTGACTGACAGGTGTGAGTGACACAGACCAGGGAGCGCCTGCTATTGGCCAGACAGGTGAGAGGGGCGGGGCCAGGTGTGACTGACAGGTGTGAGTGACACAGACCAGGGAGCACCTGCTATTGGCCAGACAGGTGAGAGGGGCGGGGCCAGGTCAGTGACTGACAGGTGTGAGTGACACAGACCAGGGAGCACCTGCTATTGGCCAGACAGGTGAGAGGGGCGGGGCCAGGTGTGTGAGTGACAGgtgtgtgacacaggtgtgTGACAGGTGAGACACCTCTGTCTCCCTTGTGTCTCACCTGTGTCTCAGCTGTGTCTCACCTGGCCAGGTGTATGTGCCCCACGTCGTGGTTTACCTGAACAAGGCGGGGTTGGGGTCTGGGGTTCAGGGGTGTGTCTCAGGTGTCTcacctgtgtctcacctgtcccaggtgggcGTGCGGCACGTCGTGGTTTACCTGAACAAGGCGGGGTTGGGGTCGGGTTTGGGGCTCAGGGGCGTGTCCCAGGTGTctcacctgtctcacctgtcccaggtgggcGTGCGGCACGTCGTGGTTTACCTGAACAAGGCGGACGCGGTGCCGGACCCGGAGCTGCTGCCGCtggtggagctggaggtgcGGGAGCTGCTGAGCGAGTTCGGCTTCGACGGCGAGAAAACGCCCGTGGTGGCGGGGTCAGCGCTGTGCGCGCTGCAGgtacacctgggcacacctgggcacacctgggcacacctgggatcGATAACTGATCAATGGTGATCAATGGAGATCAATGGTGATTGATTCACCCAACGCCCGTGGTGGCGGGGTCAGCGCTGTGCGCGCTGCAGgtacacctgggcacacctgggcacacctgggcacacctgggatcGATAACTGATCAATGGTGATCAATGGAGATCAATGGCGATTGATCCATCAAACGCCCGTGGTGGCGGGGTCAGCGCTGTGCGCGCTGCAGgtacacctgggcacacctgggcacacctggacacacctgggcacacctgggcacacctgggatcGATAACTGATCAATGGTGATCAATGGAGATCAATGCACCAAACGCCCGTGGTGGCGGGGTCAGCGCTGTGCGCGCTGCAGgtacacctgggcacacctgggcacacctgggcacacctgggcacacctgggatcGATAACTGATCATTGGTGATCAATGGAGATCAATGGTGATTGATTCACCCAACGCCCGTGGTGGCGGGGTCAGCGCTGTGCGCGCTgcaggcacacctgggcacacctgggcacacctggccacacctgggcacacctgggatcGATAACTGATCATTGGTGATCAATGGAGATCAATGCACCAAACGCCCGTGGTGGCGGGGTCAGCACTGTGCGCGCTgcaggcacacctgggcacacctgggcacacctgggcaccaATGGGAACCaatgggagcagcctgggatcgATAACTGATCAATGGTGATCGATACTGATCAGTTCACCAATGCAGTGTGTTACCTGTGCGTCCCTcacctgtgtctcacctgtgtCTCACCTTTCACACCTGTATCTCACCTGTATGTCACTTGTCTGTCCCTcacctgtgtctcacctgtgtctcacctgtccatATCTCACCTGTCCATATCTCACCTGTCAGGACCGTGACCccgagctggggctgctcacctgtCCTGTCTCACCTGTCTCTCACCTGTCTCTCACCTGTGTTtcacctgtctcacctgtccatgtctcacCTGTCTCTCACCTGTCAGGACCGTGACCCCGAGCTGGGGCTCCGCTCTGTCCCTTACCTGTGTCTCACGTGTCTctcacctgtctcacctgtttctcacctgtccctcacctgtctcTCACCTGTCAGGACCGTGACCTCGAGCTGGGGCTCCGCTCCGTTCTGTCCCTTACCTGTCCATGTctcacctgtctcacctgtcAGGACCGTGACccgagctggggctgctcacctgtcctgtctcacctgtgtctcacctgtcAGGACTGTGACCCcgagctggggctctgctctgtccaTATctcacctgtctcacctgtATCTCACCTGTCCCTATCtcacctgtgtcacacctgtcTCTCACCTGTCCGGACCGTGACCCGGAGCTGGGGCTCCGTTCTGTCCATATCTCACCTGTCTCTcacctgtcacacctgtgtctcacctgtgtctcacctgtccatatctcacctgtctcacctgtccctcacctgtcaGGACCGTGACCCCGAGCTGGGGCTCCGCTCCGTTCTGTCCTTTACCTGTCCATGTTtcacctgtctcacctgtcctgtctcacctgtctctcacctgtgtctcacctgtcAGGACCGTGACCCCGAGCTGGGGCTCCGCTCCGTTCTGCGTCTCCTCGAGGCCGTGGACTCGCACATCCCCCAACCCCCGCGGGACCTGGAGCGCCTGCCTGATGCCCATCGAGGCCGTGCACTCCATTCCAGGTGAGACACACCTGTAATTTACCTGTGACACACCTGAGACACCTGTAACACACCTGTACAGCATGTATACAGCATGTATACAGCATGTATACAGCACCTGTGACACACCTGTACAGCACCCATCACTCCtgtgcctggccctgcctgaTGCCCATCGAGGCCGTGCACTCCATTCCAGGTAAACTTACCTGTAACACACCTGAGACACACCTGAGACACCTGTGACACACCTGTACAGCACCTGTGACACACCTGTATAGCACCCATCATTCCtgtgcctggccctgcctgaTGCCCATCGAGGCCGTGCACTCGATAACCAGGTAAACTTACCTGTAACACACCTGAGACACACCCGTACAGCATGTATACAGCACCTGTGACACACCTGTACAGCACCTGTCACTCCtgtgcctggccctgcctgaTGCCCATCGAGGCCGTGCACTCCATTCCTGGTGAGACACACCTGTAATTTACCTGTGACACACCTGAGACACCTGTAACACACCTGTACAGCATGTATACAGCATGTATACAGCACCTGTGACACACCTGTACAGCATCCATCAcacctgtgcctgtccctgcctgatGCCCATCGAGGCTGTGCACTCCATTCCAGGTGAGACACACCTGTAACACACCTGTAATTTACCTGTGACACACCTGAGGCACACCTGAGACACACCTGTGACACACCTGAGACACACCTGTACAGCACCGATACAGCATCTGTAACACCTGTCTCTCACCTGTGCAGGGCGTGGCACGGTGGTCACGGGCACGCTGGAGCGGGGCACTGTCCCTtacctgtgtcacacctgtaTCTCACCTgtctctcacctgtcccttACCTGTCCCATACCTGTGTCCAGGGCGTGGCACGGTGGTGACGGGCACGCTGGAGCGGGGGAGTGTCCCTTACCTGTCTGTAtctcacctgtccatgtctcacctgtcccatACCTGTCCCATACCTgtctctcacctgtcccacctgtgcAGGGCGTGGCACGGTGGTCACGGGCACGCTGGAGCGGGGGCGGCTCCGCAAGGGCgatgagctggagctgctgggctaCGGCCGCCAGCTGAGATCCGTGGTGACCGGTGAGTGACCCCTGACCCCGACCTGTGACCCCTCAGTGACCCCTGAGTGACCCCTGAGTGACCCCTGAGTGACCCCTGAGTGACCCCTCAGTGACCCCTGAGTGACCCCTGAGTGACCCCTGACCCCCGAGTGACCCCTGAGTGACCCCTGAGTGACCCTGAGTGACCCCTGACCCCACATTTAACCCCTCAAACCCCACAAATCCCAGAATTCAATTCTGGGGTTGGGATGTTCCACCCAGGGCCGGGGACAACCCAGGGGCGCCTCTGCCCCATCgatcccaaacccagccccacacccagccgcacatccagccccacagaccccatagatcccacagatcccacatTTAACCCCATAgatcccaaaccagccccacacccagccccacaTCCAGCCCCATAGACCCCATAGATCCCACATTTAACCCCATAGACCCCATagatcccacagatcccaaTTTAACCCCATAgagcccaaacccagccccacacccagccccacagaccccacagatcccacaTTTAACCCCATAGACCCCATAGATCCCGCATTTAACCCCATAGACCCCATAGATcccacaaaccccacatttAACCCCATAgatcccaaacccagccccacacccagccccacaccGAGCCCCATTATACCCCATAGATCCCACATTTGACCCCATAGACCCATagatcccacagatcccacatTTAACCCCATAGAGCCCaaaacccagccccacaggccccacagaccccacagatcccacaTTTAACCCCATAGAACCTCACAAACCCCACACCCAG is a genomic window containing:
- the TUFM gene encoding LOW QUALITY PROTEIN: elongation factor Tu, mitochondrial (The sequence of the model RefSeq protein was modified relative to this genomic sequence to represent the inferred CDS: deleted 1 base in 1 codon) — translated: AVSGGGAQFRPYEEIDSAPEEKARGITINAAHVEYSTPNRHYAHTDCPGHADYVKNMITGTAPLDGVILVVAATDGQMPQTREHLLLARQVGVRHVVVYLNKADAVPDPELLPLVELEVRELLSEFGFDGEKTPVVAGSALCALQDRDPELGLRSVLRLLEAVDSHIPQPPRDLERPCLMPIEAVHSIPGRGTVVTGTLERGRLRKGDELELLGYGRQLRSVVTGIEMFHKSLEVAEAGDNLGALLRGLRREDVRRGMVAAQPGTLQPQQEGGGA